The following proteins are co-located in the Tetrapisispora phaffii CBS 4417 chromosome 4, complete genome genome:
- the TPHA0D01540 gene encoding uncharacterized protein (similar to Saccharomyces cerevisiae PRK1 (YIL095W) and ARK1 (YNL020C); ancestral locus Anc_2.284): MSQIFEDKYKKGTKLQVASHEVIIENYLTSGGFAQVYTARITSEHKNLYPELTCLKRVIVPNKQSLNILRAEVDAMKILKNNKYIVSYIDSHANRLQNSEDSYVVLLLMEYCSGAGLLDFMNLRLKERLKEEEILKIMTDVSQGVYHMHQLQPPLLHRDIKIENVLLSGDGNFKLCDFGSVSGVLRSPTSSEEFVYLQNDILKNTTAQYRSPEMVNLALGFPINEKSDIWALGILLYKLCYYTTPFEEHGSRAIMEGKFTYPAYPQYTDSLKNIIRVLLSTNPIQRPNICQLLEELFRIQHKSSPLPNFYVQRAMSSLQMDTTQPHRIPILKYTQMSKPVISSQSSPSKHCQTFSQKDYPYIQPNLSNSARAKDYYLGGSSSTDTLESSLSKQLSEDRVYDVNVNTMDSHCTYRRKLTPNYDHALKKGSSPSINDNSTLNNMTSLKHEHSFNSREAYIHPDFSGSKHFITSNDALNLNCRTPRSRDSSINSNSSVDSISRNSTGGSLIKSLGTKIKLTTTGGKRSQSPIKSRQNTGDSIRSAFNKVRQGINLRSSRISSNDSVVRNSEQFGGIPELSNDNKYQFDTTSKNRHEYNSLSRKLSLSSQKQNSLNDSTSNDPIILITNLEAKKSIKDRVQALMKSSSDNHVIISAHGYGKYTDNKSSIKHFKSNIEHLTAYGNMNGHLKTAHHLKAKPKVPTKPVFLRSP; the protein is encoded by the coding sequence ATGTCacaaatatttgaagataaGTATAAAAAGGGAACAAAATTACAGGTTGCTAGCCATGAAGTAATAATAGAGAACTATTTAACTAGTGGTGGCTTTGCACAAGTTTACACAGCAAGAATTACTTCAGAGCATAAGAATTTGTACCCTGAATTGACATGTTTGAAGAGAGTAATCGTTCCTAATAAACAGagtttgaatattttgagaGCAGAAGTAGATGCTATGAAAATActcaaaaacaataaatatattgtttcaTATATTGATTCGCATGCTAACCGTTTGCAAAATAGTGAAGATTCATACGTGGTGTTACTATTAATGGAATATTGTTCTGGTGCAGGATTGTTAGATTTTATGAATTTAAGATTAAAAGAAAGActaaaagaagaagaaatattgaaaataatgaccGATGTTTCACAAGGTGTGTATCATATGCACCAATTACAACCACCGTTGCTTCACAGAGATATAAAGATTGAAAACGTTTTGCTTTCTGGCGATGGCAACTTTAAACTATGCGATTTTGGGTCTGTATCTGGAGTATTACGATCTCCAACTTCATCAGAAGaatttgtatatttacAGAATGacattttaaaaaatacaacTGCACAATATAGATCTCCAGAGATGGTAAATTTAGCCTTGGGTTTTccaataaatgaaaaatcagACATCTGGGCTTTAGGTATTCTACTTTATAAGTTATGCTATTATACAACTCCATTTGAGGAACATGGATCTAGAGCAATAATGGAAGGTAAGTTTACATATCCTGCTTATCCACAATACACtgattcattaaaaaatattatacGCGTTTTGTTATCCACCAATCCCATCCAAAGACCTAATATATGTCAATTACTGGAAGAATTATTTAGGATACAACACAAATCATCACCCCTTCCAAACTTCTATGTCCAAAGGGCGATGTCATCTCTACAAATGGATACAACCCAACCTCACAGAATCCCAATCTTGAAATACACACAAATGTCCAAACCAGTTATATCTTCACAAAGTTCACCTAGTAAACATTGTCAAACTTTCAGTCAAAAAGATTATCCTTACATTCAGCCAAACTTGTCAAATAGTGCCAGAGCAAAAGATTATTATTTAGGAGGTTCTTCCTCAACCGATACCCTAGAGAGTAGTTTATCCAAACAACTTTCCGAAGACAGAGTATATGATGTTAATGTAAACACGATGGATAGTCATTGTACCTACAGACGTAAATTGACGCCAAATTATGACCATGCTCTGAAAAAAGGTTCATCACCTTCTATCAATGACAATTCAACACTTAATAATATGACTTCTCTGAAACATGAACATTCATTCAATTCAAGAGAAGCTTATATACATCCAGATTTTAGCGGAAGTAAACATTTTATAACTTCCAATGATGCTTTAAACCTAAACTGTAGAACTCCAAGATCAAGAGATTCTTCTATAAATTCGAATTCATCAGTTGATTCTATTTCTCGAAATTCCACTGGAGGGAGTTTAATAAAATCTCTTGGCACCAAAATTAAGTTAACAACCACTGGTGGGAAGAGATCTCAGTCTCCAATAAAATCAAGACAAAATACAGGTGATAGCATTCGTTCTGCATTCAATAAGGTACGTCAGGGTATTAATTTAAGAAGTAGTAGAATATCATCAAATGATTCGGTTGTTCGTAACTCCGAACAATTTGGAGGAATACCTGAATTATCAAATGACAAcaaatatcaatttgatACCACATCAAAAAATAGACACGAATACAATTCACTATCTAGAAAACTATCCCTATCTAgtcaaaaacaaaactCATTGAATGATAGTACGTCTAACGAtccaattattttaataactaACCTAGAAGCTAAAAAGTCAATAAAAGACCGAGTTCAAGCCTTAATGAAATCTTCTAGCGATAACCATGTCATAATCAGTGCCCATGGGTATGGAAAATACACAGATAATAAGTCAAGTATTAAGCAtttcaaatcaaatatCGAACATTTAACTGCATATGGGAATATGAATGGACATCTGAAAACAGCTCATCATCTAAAAGCCAAACCAAAGGTTCCCACTAAACCGGTGTTTCTAAGGTCCCCATGA
- the FYV10 gene encoding glucose-induced degradation complex subunit FYV10 (similar to Saccharomyces cerevisiae FYV10 (YIL097W); ancestral locus Anc_2.279) — protein sequence MKSIINEPSTDFHLRINEESFSIPAEILKRNLNKLERSVKLRTDEISVLLNKVNELMDSNTLENDKSAVLEINKIIKKVDRLEKELLKTKDEEYDILMRIQERISFFKELEHAKSLTSRELLIGWYQKYTNLLIGDYLVRNSKSEIKKDDDTGCYNNDGSLFLKQQHMEKLLDYDIIINANIISNSLIKHNDIGPLLTWIHDNTQYLKSIKSTLDFDARLQEYLQLLSKDNYKEAINCFQLHLVKFISTHSLEIQQAAGFLLYHKSRCIYQNGTTNNPMKTPINSSMMNTEDSSKYNSLYLHFFNKELPTAYKEHDAFFTNSETKLELSGFGNLNKSNNYSNLFDECRWKKLNDIFLREYYQMYGISKNEPLLIYLSLGISSLKTKDCLHKKEITTSENKELDFYLNSKVISNKCPVCSNEFRNIAKEMPYAHHIESILYENPIMLPNGNVYDKEQLEKLAAQVTERGLYNISSEEIIDPIDKQVYLKSSFVKMYPT from the coding sequence ATGAaaagtattattaatgaaccTTCGACTGATTTCCACCTGAGAATCAATGAGGAATCGTTTTCAATCCCAgctgaaattttaaagagaaatttgaataaattggAGAGGTCAGTCAAACTGAGAACTGACGAAATCTCCGTTTTGCTCAATAAAGTTAATGAACTGATGGATAGCAATACTTtggaaaatgataaaagtGCGGTCTTGgagataaataaaattatcaagaAGGTAGACAGGTTGGAGAAAGAGTTATTAAAGACCAAAGACGAAGAATATGATATTCTAATGAGAATTCAAGAGAGAATCAgttttttcaaagaattgGAACATGCTAAGAGTTTAACTAGCAGAGAGTTGCTAATTGGTTGgtatcaaaaatatacaaatcTTTTAATCGGCGATTACTTGGTgagaaattcaaaatcagAGATTAAAAAGGACGATGATACAGGTTGCTATAACAACGATGGCAGcttatttttaaaacaacaacataTGGAGAAACTATTGGATTAtgatattatcattaatgCAAATATTATATCTAACTCTTTAATTAAACATAATGATATTGGCCCTTTGCTTACGTGGATCCATGATAATACGCAgtatttaaaatcaattaagTCAACTTTAGATTTCGATGCAAGACTTCAAGAATATCTTCAACTATTATCAAAAGACAATTATAAGGAAGCGattaattgttttcaattACATCTAgtaaaatttatttctacTCATTCATTAGAGATTCAGCAGGCTGCAGGATTTCTTCTGTATCATAAATCTCGTTGTATCTATCAAAATGGTACTACTAATAACCCGATGAAGACACCTATTAACAGTTCAATGATGAATACAGAAGACAGTTCTAAATATAATTCGCTATACCtgcatttttttaataaagaacTCCCCACTGCATATAAAGAGCATGATGCATTTTTTACAAATTCAGAAACAAAATTAGAACTATCAGGTTTTGGTAATTTAAACAAATCGAATAACTATTCcaatttatttgatgaatgCCGTTGgaagaaattgaatgaCATCTTTCTTAGagaatattatcaaatgtATGGTATTTCCAAAAATGAGCCacttttgatatatttgtcATTGGGTATCTCATCATTGAAGACAAAAGATTGCCTGCATAAGAAGGAAATTACTACATcagaaaataaagaattgGATTTTTATCTGAACTCCAAAGttatttctaataaatGCCCAGTATGTTCGAATGAATTTAGAAATATCGCAAAAGAAATGCCCTATGCACACCATATAGAGTCTATACTCTATGAAAATCCTATAATGCTACCAAATGGAAATGTTTATGATAAAGAACAATTGGAAAAGCTTGCTGCACAGGTCACAGAAAGAGGACTTTACAATATTTCGAGTGAAGAAATTATAGATCCCATAGATAAGCaagtttatttgaaatcGAGTTTTGTAAAAATGTATCCAACATGA